From the genome of Acropora palmata chromosome 4, jaAcrPala1.3, whole genome shotgun sequence, one region includes:
- the LOC141879384 gene encoding uncharacterized protein LOC141879384, with protein sequence MIYDAALKTKGSAGPSGMDAELYRRILCSKNFASEGKLMREELAVMTRNLLKSCYHPSLLEAYTSCRLIPQDKNPGIRPIGVGEVLRRIIGKTTALFLKEEVKSAAGPLQVCAGHSAGAEAAIHTMSQVFDEEETDGILLIDATNAFNQMNRAVAMHNVQITCPIMSKYVINTYRSPSRLFVCGGGEILSQEGTTQGDPLAMPWYSVNTSIMIQSLRLHVPEVKQVWLADDSAGGGRIEDLYRWYKYLCEEGKKYGYLVNGSKSWLIVKSQELADEAERVFGDEVNITTEGKRHLGAVIGSKEYKDQYCAEKVQGWKGEILTLAEIAKSQPHAAYIVFTKGYKSKFTYCMRTIESFKEHVDPVQQVIDEMFLLTLFGQAEPLPDELSELVTLTPAQGGLGIPDLTTEAPQQYSVSKTFTKQHVESIKFQSEIMNTNEQLVEELKRDLWTLKAENTKSKIESIDASLNPELLHLTQQARDKGASSWFNAIPLKDQGLTLNKQEFRDSLRLRYNLPLQDLPSTCACGELFNVSHALSCKKGGFVAQRHDGVRNLLTSLLSKVCKNVQVELHLQPLDNEVMNLKSATTSSDARLDVKAGGFWSRGVTAFFDVRVSHVNSKTNQGKPTAAIFKEQESEKKRKYQQRVLEVEMGSFTPLIFGTNGGMGEECKMFMKHLAEKLAEKDVEGYPIVISWLRARISFEILKSVNTSIRGSRQPFFRREVVDDFKVNCTAADLLL encoded by the coding sequence ATGATCTACGATGCAGCGCTGAAAACCAAGGGTTCCGCTGGACCGTCAGGAATGGACGCTGAGTTATATCGCAGAATCCTGTGTTCTAAGAATTTCGCCAGTGAGGGAAAGCTGATGAGAGAAGAACTTGCAGTGATGACCAGGAACCTTTTAAAGTCATGCTATCACCCGTCCCTGTTAGAAGCCTACACATCGTGTAGGCTCATCCCACAAGATAAGAACCCAGGAATTCGACCAATAGGAGTGGGTGAAGTGCTGCGGCGCATTATTGGCAAAACCACAGCACTCTTCTTAAAGGAGGAAGTCAAGTCCGCCGCGGGCCCTCTGCAGGTTTGCGCAGGCCATAGTGCGGGAGCCGAGGCCGCTATACATACAATGAGCCAAGTCTTTGATGAGGAAGAAACAGATGGAATTCTGCTTATCGACGCGACTAACGCGTTTAATCAGATGAACAGAGCAGTAGCCATGCATAACGTCCAAATAACTTGCCCAATAATGTCTAAGTACGTAATCAACACCTATCGAAGCCCCTCAAGGTTATTCGTCTGTGGCGGTGGAGAGATCTTGTCACAGGAAGGTACTACTCAGGGTGACCCACTAGCTATGCCCTGGTACTCAGTCAACACGTCTATCATGATACAAAGCCTGAGATTGCACGTACCTGAAGTTAAACAAGTTTGGCTGGCTGACGACTCAGCAGGGGGAGGGAGAATAGAAGATTTATATCGTTGGTACAAGTACCTGTGCGAGGAAGGAAAGAAATATGGCTACTTGGTCAATGGATCAAAGAGTTGGCTGATCGTGAAATCACAAGAGCTAGCGGATGAAGCAGAACGAGTCTTTGGAGACGAAGTTAATATCACAACGGAAGGGAAAAGGCACCTCGGGGCTGTTATAGGTTCTAAGGAGTACAAAGACCAGTATTGCGCTGAGAAAGTTCAAGGTTGGAAGGGGGAAATCTTAACACTAGCAGAAATAGCCAAAAGCCAACCACATGCAGCTTACATTGTATTCACTAAGGGATACAAATCTAAATTCACTTACTGTATGCGAACAATCGAGTCATTCAAAGAACATGTAGACCCTGTACAGCAGGTTATTGATGAGATGTTTCTCCTGACCCTATTTGGTCAAGCAGAACCACTCCCAGATGAATTGAGCGAACTCGTGACATTAACACCAGCGCAAGGGGGGCTGGGAATACCTGATTTGACAACAGAAGCCCCACAACAGTACTCAGTGTCAAAAACTTTCACCAAACAACATGTTGAGTCTATCAAATTTCAAAGTGAAATCATGAATACAAATGAGCAATTGGTAGAGGAACTAAAGAGAGACCTGTGGACACTCAAGGCAGAGAATACAAAGTCCAAAATCGAGAGCATCGATGCATCTCTCAACCCTGAGCTGTTGCATCTCACACAGCAAGCCAGAGACAAAGGTGCAAGTTCCTGGTTCAACGCCATACCCCTCAAAGACCAGGGTTTGACATTGAATAAGCAAGAGTTTAGGGACTCCCTGCGATTGCGGTACAATTTACCACTGCAGGACCTACCGTCTACCTGTGCTTGTGGAGAGCTATTTAACGTAAGCCATGCCTTGTCATGTAAAAAGGGGGGATTTGTGGCTCAACGCCATGACGGAGTGAGAAATCTACTAACCTCTCTACTCAGCAAAGTGTGCAAGAACGTCCAAGTGGAGCTTCACCTTCAGCCATTGGACAATGAAGTAATGAACTTAAAATCAGCCACAACAAGTTCCGACGCGAGATTGGATGTGAAGGCTGGTGGCTTCTGGTCGCGCGGAGTGACAGCATTTTTCGATGTTAGAGTGTCGCATGTCAACTCCAAGACTAACCAGGGGAAACCAACTGCAGCAATTTTCAAGGAACAGGAGAGCGAGAAGAAGCGAAAGTACCAACAAAGGGTGCTAGAAGTCGAGATGGGCTCCTTTACCCCACTTATTTTTGGAACCAACGGCGGGATGGGCGAAGAATGCAAAATGTTTATGAAGCATTTGGCAGAGAAATTGGCAGAGAAGGACGTTGAAGGTTACCCAATTGTTATTAGCTGGCTCAGGGCCAGGATTTCTTTCGAAATATTAAAGTCTGTAAATACTAGCATTAGAGGATCGCGCCAGCCCTTTTTTAGAAGGGAAGTTGTAGATGATTTTAAAGTAAATTGTACAGCTGCTGACCTActtttatga